In Saprospiraceae bacterium, the sequence CAGGCAGTGACCTCAGCTGCTTTAAATCCTGATATGTTTTCTTTCACTGCCGATAAAGTGCTTTCCATAGGATTGCCCAATTCTGTTGTTTTTCATTACGATGCGACCGCGGCAACCTCGGACTCCATATATATAGTCCAAACCTGGGATATCAGGAGAAAAACATTGGTCGATAAAAACAAACATGACCATTCTGCCATATATTATTACCCCGGTTATTTCAGAGCCAAACTACTTATCGATAGTCAAGTTGTCAAAACGCATGATGTCCAGATAGCAACGGATGGTTGGTTATGCTTGATCGAAAACGGTGATAGACCTCTTTATTTCGATCGCTCCGATTTTGAAAAACAAGGCTTGATAGAAATAGATGAGTCTACCCTGAAAAAATATAATATAGACCTTTTACCCGTGTCCCCTAAAATTCGTTTTTTTAATCAAAATGACTTTGGGCCAATCACAAATGACAATTTTACTTTTGAAACTGATTTAAAAAATGAACACCATAACGGGGATAATGCTTGTCAGTTTGTTCAGGTATTGATCCAATGCAAAGACGATATTATCATTATTCCATTGAGTGCCAGCTCCTGTATAGGTGATCTGCACCTGACAGTTTGTGGTGCTAATATCAACAGTAAACAGGCTGACATGACCGGTTTTGGCTGCGACCTTGATCAATGGACCCACCTCAAAGTAACCAGTGAAGACAAATTGTTAAAAATATGGGTGAATGACACAGAGGCCTACTCTTTGGTCTTTCCAAATACATCTGGCGGCATAGTAGGTGTTCAATACCGCTTCAATGGATTAGGGGCTGTGAAAAATACTTTTTTTACCCATGGAATGGAGAGAATTGAATTGTAGGCTAAGTTCCAAAAATTAATTGACGGAGGTCTTTTTCAAGGTCTGGCTGAAAAATAAAAATGGTAAATTTTGCTCAATAGTTTCATAAAATCTTAAAATACAGCGTATTATTAATACTGCCTGCTCAATGAAATGTCGCAATTTGACTTGCTGAATCAAAGCCGTCTATTCAATTAGAATTAATACCTTTGCCCATTAAATCAACCAAATGACCTTATGGTTTTCTTAGAATTTGAAAAACCAATTGAAGAATTATTTGAAGAACTGGCCAAACTCCAGAAGATTCAGGAGAAAGGAGAGGTAGATGTCACCGAACCAATCAAAGAGCTCGAACTTAAAATAAAAAATACCCGTAAAGACATTTATGCTAATCTCACGGGATGGCAAAAAGTTCAGGTATCAAGACATCCAGAGCGACCATACACTTTATTTTATATAAATCAAATCTGCAAATCCTTTGTAGAGTTGCATGGGGACCGCAATATCAGGGACGATAAGGCCATGGTAGGGGGTATCGGCATGATCGACAATCAAAGTGTGGTCATCATTGGTCATCAAAAGGGCACTAATACAAAGTTGAGACAATATCGCAATTTTGGCATGGCTAATCCTGAAGGCTATCGCAAGGCCCTCCGATTGATGAAGCTGGCTGAAAGATTTGGATTTCCCGTCATTACTTTTATTGACACACCGGGGGCCTATCACGGCCCTGAAGCCGAAGAACGTGGTCAGGCTGAAGCAATAGCCCGCAATCTTTTTGAAATGGCCAGGCTCAGAGTACCTATACTGTGCTATGTAATAGGAGAGGGTGCATCAGGTGGTGCGCTGGGTATTGGCTTGGGAGACAAAGTGTTTATGCTGGAAAACACCTGGTATACGGTGATTTCCCCTGAATCGTGTTCGTCTATTCTCTGGCGTAGTTGGGACTTTAAGCAGCAAGCAGCCGAAGCATTAAAATTGACTGCCGATCATATGCAGGAGTTCGAACTCATAGATGATATAGTCAAAGAGCCTCTGGGAGGTGCCCATTCAGATCCTGAAGGAATGGCGAAAATCTTAAAGCGGCATATTAAAAAAGAATTGGCAGACATAGTCATTGAAAAGCCTGAAACGCGTATCAAAAAGCGCATTGCAAAGTATAGCCGCATGGGGCAATTTAAAAAAGTCACTCCCGTTATCTGATAATGCGTGAATCAAAATCATTTTTTTTTAACTACCGCCACGCTCGTTTTCTAAAAATATTACATAACAATGCTCGCCTGGCAAAAGACACGATCAAACCTGTCCATGAGATTGATGTCAAAAAAATTGCGGTTCTTTTTGATGCCTCTATCGTAGAAGATAAAGATCTGATTTTCACGTTTGCCAAAAATCTTGAAAAGACCGGAGCCAAAGTAACCTTGATGGGTTATTTAGATCATCAGGCAGATACATCTGGCTTGCATTTTAAGAACTTCAATAATTCTGACCGTTCTTTTTTCTTTATTCCGAAAAACTATGATGTGGATCGCTTTTTGGAAGTAAAGTATGATATATTGATCAATGCGGATCTTTCTCAAAGCCTCTCCTTGCATTATCTTGCGGTCATGGCTAGTGCCCAACTCAAGGTCGGCCCGTACTCAGATTTGAGTGAATATTATCATCTGTTATTAGAGACCAAAGACACCTTCATAATAAAACAATATATTCGCGATCTGATTGATATTTTAAATAAAGTATGTTTTCATGGAAAGCTTAGTTTTTAAAGGAGTAGGAACTGCATTGGTGACCCCATTTGACCAGGGATTGATTGATGTGAAAGCAATGAAAACATTAGTTGCCTTCAATATGGCTTCAGGTATTGACTTCCTGGTGCCACTTGGTACGACAGGAGAGACCTCAACTTTGACTGACGAAGAATGCCGACAGGTATTGGATATTGTGTTGGAGGAAAATAATGACCGGTTACCGATAGTCTGTGGTATGTTTGGAAAGAACAATACCAGACAAATCCTGGATATGCTCAGAACCACTAATTTTGAGGGCATCCATGCCATTTTAGTAGCTAGCCCTTACTACAACAAGCCCAGTCAGGCTGGTTTGTTGGCCCATTTTAGAGCTATTGCAGATGCCTCACCGGTGCCTGTGATATTATATAATGTACCATCCAGAACTTCGGTCAATATTTCTGCAGAAACCACGCTGGCATTGGCAGAACATCAAAATATTGTCGCCACTAAAGAAGCTTCCGGTGATTTTGGGCAGATCATGCAAATACTCAAATACAAGCCTGCCTCTTTCGAAATGCTTTCAGGAGATGATCCTTTGACATTGCCTATGATAGCATGCGGAGCTTCGGGGGTTATATCGGTGATCAGCAATGCTTTTCCTCAGCAGTTTGAAGATATGGTCAAGCATGCTCTTAAGGGGGAGTTTTCTAAAGCAAAAAAAATCAACGATGGGCTCCTGGATATTCATAAATGGTTATACATCGAAGGCAATCCTGTAGGTGTGAAAGCATGCATGGAGATGATGGGACTGTGTCGCGCAGAGGTGAGATTACCTCTGGTAGCACTCTCTGAAGAAAACAGAATAAGACTTAAAGAGGCTATTGGATCTCTGATATCTCTTTGATACCCAACTTTGCAATAGCAGACTCTGAAGCTTGTTGTTCGGCATTCTTTTTATTAAAATCTTCTGCAGTACAAAGTTCTTCTCCATTGACAGTAACTACCACCCGATATCGGTCACGGTGATCTTGTTTAAACTTCGATACGACCTTATACTGCACATCATGTCCTCTTTTTTGCCCCCATTCAAGTAGTCTGCTTTTGAAGTTGTCATCATTCACCTCCAGGTCGTGGATGTCCAGAAATTTACGAAACAACTTATTGACCACAAATTTCTTAGTGGGTTCGTAGCCCAATTCGAGATATATAGCACCGATCAGTGCTTCGAGGGCATTGCCCAACATGGAGACTGAGATATGTGTACGATTAAACTCCATGAGCAAAGTATCCAGCCCCATGGCATCTGCTATGTAATTGAGTGTTTTTCTTTTTACAATTTTGCTTCTCATTTTGGTGAGAAATCCTTCGTTGCTGCCCGGATATTTATGGTATAAGTATTCTGCTGAAATACTATTAAGTAAAGCATCACCAAGGTATTCCAATCTTTCGTTGTTCTGAGCGAGCTCTGACTGTTCATTGAATGTGCTACGGTGGTAAAATGCCAGCTTATATAGATTCAGATTTTTAGGTGTGACCCCTGTCATACTTTTGATTCGTTTGGCAAAATCTTTGTCATTCGAAATATAAAAGTTATACAGTTTACGCAGCACGATTTGATGATTTAGACACGCCTAAAGATAACAGAAGTATTATGTCCGCCAAACCCAAATGTATTGCTTAGGGCCACTTTGATCCTTTTGGGGACTGCATGATTAAATGTAAGCTGTAGCCTGGAATCAAAATCCGGATCATCAGTAAAATGATTGATTGTGGGTGGTATAAAGTCATGTTGGATAGCCAAGATGCAGGATATGGCTTCCACAGCACCAGCTGCTCCTAGCAGATGGCCTGTCATAGATTTAGTAGAGCTTATGTTCAAGTTATAAGCATAGTCACCAAAAACTGATTGGATGGCTTTGATTTCTGAAATATCTCCCAGGGTGGTGGAAGTTCCATGTACATTGATATAATCTACCTCTGCAGGTGAAATGCCGGCATAAGCCAAAGCATTTTTCATGACTAACATAGCGCCTCTCCCTTCGGGATGGGGCGCTGTAATATGGTATGCATCAGCTGACGCGGCTCCAGCTACTACTTCTGCATAAATGGTGGCGCCCCTGGCCTTGGCGTGCTCATATTCTTCCAGGATCAGTGCTCCGCCGCCTTCACCAAGTACAAAACCGTCGCGATCTTTATCGAATGGTCTTGAAGCAGTAGCCGGGTCATCATTTCTTTCAGACAAGGCTTTCATTGCATTAAATCCTCCAACTCCGGTTGGAATGATAGCCGCCTCAGATCCTCCGGTCACCATGATATCAGCCCTCCCAAGTTTGATTTCATCTACAGAACTCAAAATCGCGTGATTTGAAGACGCACAAGCAGATACAGTACTGTAATTAGCACCTCGAAAGCCATATTCAATGGAAATATATCCTGCAGCTATATCCGAGATCATCCTGGGTATCAGGAATGGGTTAAACCTGGGTGTACCATTACCTCTGGCAAATTCAATAACCTCATTTTCAAGAGATTGTAATCCACCAACCCCTGAGCCCCAAATGACTCCAGCCCGGTCGAGGTCGATGGCACTTAAATCGAGTTGACTATTTTTTATAGCTTCAGCAGCTGCTACCATAGCAAAATGGGTGAAACGATCCATCCTTTTGGATTCCTTGCGATCAAGGTAATCTTCCACTTTAAACCCCTTTACTTCGCACGCAAACCTGGTTTTAAACAGATGAGCATCAAATAGAGTTATAGGGGCAGCGCCACTTCTTCCCGTTTGCAGACCTTCTAAAAAGGCTGGGATCGAATTACCTATTGGGGTGATTGCTCCCATACCGGTTACGACAACTCTCCTCATGTTTGTAGCTTTAATTATGATTCAATTTGATGGGCAAATTTACAAAAGTTTACATTGTCCATCCAGCCTCACTTTTCTAAAGTATGCTTGACTGGATATACCTCTCTTATGGGGATATATCTAAGATCTTAAACTCATATGTTGTTGAATATGAATTGAATATGGGCATTCGACTCCAAATAAAAAAAGTCCATATGTAAGCATATGGACTCCATACATTTAGTAAAAAGGTCGATTTTTATTTATTTTATCTGAGATTCCAGATAGCTGATTGCTTGACCTACAGTCTGGATCTTCTCTGCTTGTTCGTCTGGGATTGAGATGTCAAATTCCTTTTCGAATTCCATGATTAATTCTACAGTATCGAGCGAATCTGCTCCAAGATCGTTAGTGAAACTAGCTTCAGTAGTTACCTCTGCCTCATCTACGCCGAGCTTGTCTACGATTATTTTCTTTACTTTTTCTTCAATGCTTGCCATTTGTTAATTTTTTAATTAAGGTGCAAAAATAAAATTTTGATTGTGATATAAAACTTTTTTTTAATTGAATCCAGCCTGACCTCTTTTGGCACGCTATTTTTATTAAATTCAACTTGATAATATCAAATCTATCTCAAAAGTTTCACAAAATTGAAATATCTTTTGAGAAACCATACAGATTTTTGCTGTATCTATGCGCAAAATTTATAAAACTATGAGCGAATATCCGCTCCTCAATACTAAAATAATCGCCACGGTCGGGCCAGCTATTGCTTCCTACGACATGTTGCTCGAAATGGCCAAAGCCGGAGTTAAAGTGTTCAGACTGAATATGTCACATGCCGATCAAGGCACGCATCTTGAAGTCATTCAGCACCTCACCAGGATCAATCAGGAGCATAGTTTCCATGTTGGCATATTGGCTGATCTCCAGGGGCCTAAGCTGCGGGTGGGCAGGATTAAGGACAATGCACTTGACTTGAAGACTGGTGATGAAATAATATTTACCAATACTCCTTGTGAGGGTACAGCCCAGGGTATTTATATGAGTTATGAGCTTTTTCCTCAGGAAGTAGTAGCTGGCGATAAAGTATTGGTCGATGATGGTAAATTGATTTTTGAAGTTTTGGAGACCGACCGTAAATCCATCGTTAAATTAAAAGTGCTCTTTGGCGGTATACTTTCTTCTAATAAAGGAGTCAATTTGCCTGATACTTTGATTTCGTTGCCCTCCCTGACAGAAAAAGACCTGGCAGATCTTGAGTTTTTACTTACTCAACCGATTCATTGGATTGCCCTATCATTTGTCAGAAAAGCGGTGGACATCACTGAGCTTAGACAAAGATTAGTAGATGCTGGTCACCATGCCAGGATCATTGCTAAAATAGAAAAGCCAGAAGCCCTCCATAATATCACAGAAGTGATTCAAGCCGCTGATGCCGTAATGATAGCCAGGGGTGATTTAGGCGTAGAAGTACCTATTGAAAAACTACCTGGCATCCAAAAAGAGATCGTACGCCGATGTATCGAACATAGCCGACCTGTCATCGTGGCCACCCAGATGATGGAAAGTATGATCCAGAATCCCAGCCCAACCCGTGCGGAGGTGACCGATGTGGCCAATGCAGTCCTGGATGGGGCTGATGCCGTCATGTTGAGCGCCGAGACCTCGGTGGGCAAACATCCAGTCAGGGTAGTGGAGGCTATGTCAAGAATTATTGGTGAGACAGAACGTTATTATAAACCCAATCAAAGTCGTTTGCCCAAGCTTGATAGTGAATCAGAAACCTTTCTCGCTGATGTACTCTGCTTTAACGCCGTCAAAACCACCGCTGACCTGGATGCCAAAGCCATCATAGGCATGACTACTTCAGGATTTACAGCTTTTAAGATATCCTCCTTTCGACCGCATGCCGAGATCTTTATTTTCTCTACCTTGAGTTATATGCTTTCTACCCTCAACCTGGTCTGGGGGGTACAGTGTTATCTCTATCAAAGTGTGGGGGATACTACTGACGAGCTAATGAACCGTGTTTGTAATACACTCAAAGAAAAAGGCCTCGTAGGCCCTGGAGATATAGTAGTCAACACAGGTACTGTGCCGATTCAATTGGAAGGAAGAACCAATATGATGAAAATCTCTGTCATTGAGTAGTTCATCGTACAGCTTTGGCATTTAGTTAGCAATTACTTAATTTTTTGGCAGCTCCTGATCCTGCTATTTAAAACCGTATTTTTGTACCCATGATTAGAAATGTAATCGTTGGTTCGATATTCATTTATTGTCACTTTATAGGATTTTCGCAGTCCACCCAGATGTCGGAGTCTGATGTGCAGGTACAGTCCATTTTTATTGAAGCCATCAGGAATAAATTGATAGATCGTCATGATTTAAGTGTGACTCAATTCAAAGAAATTATTGAAAAACAACCTGATAATCATGTTGCCTGGTATGAGCTGGCCTTTGCTTTGGACAAGACTAAAAAATATGACGAAGCACTCGATGCGATCACCAAAGCACTGTCCTATCTGCCCAATTCTACCCATTATCTTCAGTTAGAGGCCACGGTATATCATGATCTCCAGAAGGCACCTGATGAACTCAATACTTACAAAAAACTGCAATCACTCGAACCATATAAGGAATCTCACTATACTGCTATCGTGGACTTGTTGGTTCATTCCTCCAATCTCATCGAAGCTGTCAAGGTACTTACCCTCCTCGAAGACCAAAAAGGGATCAATGAGATCAGTTCTTTACAAAAGGCCAGTTTATATCAACAGTTAGGTAAGCATAAAGATGCTGAATCCGAGCTGGTCAAGCTTTACGATGCTTTTCCTACGGAAACAAAATATATGCATGCCCTTGCATCTTTTTATGTCAAGCAGAATAAAGTCAATAAAGCCAACGAACTATTCAAACAAATTATAGCTATCAGTCCAGCCGATGAAAGGGCCAATCTCGCATTAGCATCCACTTATAGATTAGAAGGAAAAGATGATGAATACCTGGTTTCGATCCAGACATTGATGGAAAACCAATCTATCCCCATGGATACTAAAGTTCTGGAGCTCATACCTTATCTTCAGAAGGGGATAGATTCCAAAGATCAGGGTCTGCTCAGCCTGATTGAAAAATACGCAGCTTTATTGGTTCAAGACTATCCAAAAGAAGCTAAGCCATACGCCTTATATGGTGATGTACTGATCGCTTTTGGGAAAAAAGGATTGGCTTATCAACAATATCAGAAAGCGGTGGCTTTAAATAACTCAGTCAAACCGCTCTGGGCCAATTATATTGAGTTGGCTGATCTGTTTGAAGATGGACCAGAAAATGAACTCATCGCCGAACAGGCGTACGACCTATTTCCTAATGATATCACTATGGCCATGGCTTACACCAAGGCCTTGATTAAAAGTGGAAAAATCAATGAGGCGAAATCGGCGCTCCTGCAGACTCAAATGATGGCTTCCAGCAGAAAAGAATATCTTGAGTCGACCAAAAGTCTGGAGCTGGCCCTGGCTTTTGCCGAAGGCAATAGTCAACAGGTCGATCAATTAAAATCTTCCATTAAATCCATCAACCCTAAATCTTTTTTAGCATATTACATCCCTGCGACATTACTGGTGAGCAATCAAAAAAACGATGCCAAAGTCATGGACTTGATCAACCAAGGATTGAAAGAGTTTCCGACTTCTGCAGATCTGCGGGGATACAAAGCCATACTTTTATTCCGGGCAAAGAAATATGAAGAGGCCAAAGCATTATTTGAATCAGCCCTGCCACTTCCTTCCGGTCAAACACATTTGTACCATGAGTATTATGGAGATACTTTGTTTATGTTGAAAGATGTTGACCAGGCCATGATAGAATGGAACAAATCGCTAGAACTCAACCCTAATAATTCTAAACTCAAAAAAAAGATATTGGATAAAACCATCAAATGAAATCATTTCCTCTCCTCCTGTTTTTTTTCGGCATAGCACTCCTTGGCTGTAATCGCAAGGTGGCTGTAAACTCCTCTGCTTCTGATCCTGCAGGATTAAGCGAAAATGATATCATCCATAAAGTGTATGATCAGTCAGTCAAAGCTAAGTGGGTGCAAGCCAAAGGGCAGGTGGCTTTGGATGGTGGTGGGTTTTTATCCAGTGGATCATTGACCTTGAGAGTATGCAGGGATTCATTAGTTTGGTTTAGTGTGACCAAGCTGGGTATTGAAATTTCAAGGGGAATAATTCGGGCTGATTCGGCTTTTGTACTCGATGTGTGGAACAAAGAATATTGGTCGGGTAGTCTGATGGAAATATCGCAAAAATATAATGTGCCGGCTCAGTTCTCTGATATGCAGGCAGTGCTTTTCCCTACATTGGACCCTATGGCCACCTATATGTTTTCAAAGCAAGCAGATGGATACCATCTCAGTCAGCCTGGCTTATTAGCCAAACAATTTCAAATTTCTTCTCCTGATATTCAGATCCAATCTATCACCGTATCTCAACATGATGCGGATCTAAAAGTGATGTACTCTGATTATAAAAAAGTTGATGATTTTGTATTTCCTTTTACTCATATACACACCATCAAGCAGCCCAACAACTTCCACGAGTCCAAAATCAAATTTAGCTCCATACAGACTGCACCGATTTACAACACTCCTTTCAACATCTCAGAGGACTATACTTTGATGAAATAGGTCTTTCGGCAAATAGAAGTTAATTTTACTGCACATGAAAGACAATTTTAGTCTAAATAATAAAGCTGCCAACTTCAAACCCGGCTATGTAGAAAAAGCCGTGCTCGTTGGTGTGGCTGCAGGGGGACAGGGCGATGCACAGCTCACTGAATACCTCGATGAATTGGAATTTCTGGCCTCTACAGCGGGGGCAAAAGTGATCAAAAGATTTACCCAAAAACTCCCGCATCCTGATACCAGGACTTTCGTTGGTAAGGGAAAATTGGAAGAGGTCAGAGAATATGCAGAAACCCACGGCGTAGACCTGGTGATTTTTGACGATGACCTCAGCGGCAAACAAACCAACAATATTGAGGAAGCGCTGAAGGTAAAAGTGGTCGATCGGAGCTCCCTCATCCTGGACATTTTTGCCAAACGTGCTCAGACTGCCCAGGCCAGGACACAGGTAGAGCTCGCCCAGTTGCAGTACCTTTTGCCCAGGCTTAGAGGTTTATGGACCCACTTAGAGCGCCAACGAGGGGGTATCGGTATGCGTGGACCAGGTGAGCAAGAAGTTGAAACCGATAGGCGGATTGTCAAAGAAAAAATTCAATTGCTCAAAGAGCGATTAAAAAAGATAGATCAGCAGGCCATGACACAGCGCCACAATAGGGGAGAGCTCATCAGGGTAGCTTTAGTCGGATACACCAATGTGGGTAAGTCGACCATCATGAACTTGCTCAGCAAATCAGATATATTGGCGGAAAACAAACTTTTTGCTACCCTGGATACGACGGTGAGAAAAGTGTTTTTTGGAGATATCCCTTTTTTATTATCCGACACAGTGGGTTTTATTAGAAAATTGCCCCATCACCTGGTAGAAAGTTTTAAGTCTACCCTCGACGAAGTCCGGGAGTGCGATTTATTGGTCCATGTCGTCGATATCTCTCATCCTCAATATGAAGACCATATCAACACAGTCAATAAGACACTTCAAGAGATCAAAGCAGACAATCATCCTATCCTGATGGTCTTTAATAAAATGGATGCTTACCGCGCCAATGTTTATGATGACCTCTTGGGTGATGAGGAGAAAAAGAACTGGAAGACCAATTGGTAGACATGATTAAAGCACGGTATAACCTTCCAGCTGTATTTATCTCCGCGACTCAAAAAGAAAATATTTCGGAGCTCAAGACAGTGCTTACCAGGTTGATCAAGGAACTCTATGTTGTACGATATCCGTATATGGTAAAATCGTGGTAAAATGTCAGAACAGGATTTAAAAGCTTACAGCGATCTGTTATTAGATTATTGTTTAAACGTAGGTCCCGGAGAAAAGCTCTATATCCAATCGACTACGCTGGCCCAGCCTTTGATCAAACATCTTTACG encodes:
- a CDS encoding DUF4292 domain-containing protein, which gives rise to MKSFPLLLFFFGIALLGCNRKVAVNSSASDPAGLSENDIIHKVYDQSVKAKWVQAKGQVALDGGGFLSSGSLTLRVCRDSLVWFSVTKLGIEISRGIIRADSAFVLDVWNKEYWSGSLMEISQKYNVPAQFSDMQAVLFPTLDPMATYMFSKQADGYHLSQPGLLAKQFQISSPDIQIQSITVSQHDADLKVMYSDYKKVDDFVFPFTHIHTIKQPNNFHESKIKFSSIQTAPIYNTPFNISEDYTLMK
- the fabF gene encoding beta-ketoacyl-ACP synthase II, which gives rise to MRRVVVTGMGAITPIGNSIPAFLEGLQTGRSGAAPITLFDAHLFKTRFACEVKGFKVEDYLDRKESKRMDRFTHFAMVAAAEAIKNSQLDLSAIDLDRAGVIWGSGVGGLQSLENEVIEFARGNGTPRFNPFLIPRMISDIAAGYISIEYGFRGANYSTVSACASSNHAILSSVDEIKLGRADIMVTGGSEAAIIPTGVGGFNAMKALSERNDDPATASRPFDKDRDGFVLGEGGGALILEEYEHAKARGATIYAEVVAGAASADAYHITAPHPEGRGAMLVMKNALAYAGISPAEVDYINVHGTSTTLGDISEIKAIQSVFGDYAYNLNISSTKSMTGHLLGAAGAVEAISCILAIQHDFIPPTINHFTDDPDFDSRLQLTFNHAVPKRIKVALSNTFGFGGHNTSVIFRRV
- a CDS encoding acyl carrier protein, whose protein sequence is MASIEEKVKKIIVDKLGVDEAEVTTEASFTNDLGADSLDTVELIMEFEKEFDISIPDEQAEKIQTVGQAISYLESQIK
- the rnc gene encoding ribonuclease III gives rise to the protein MKSMTGVTPKNLNLYKLAFYHRSTFNEQSELAQNNERLEYLGDALLNSISAEYLYHKYPGSNEGFLTKMRSKIVKRKTLNYIADAMGLDTLLMEFNRTHISVSMLGNALEALIGAIYLELGYEPTKKFVVNKLFRKFLDIHDLEVNDDNFKSRLLEWGQKRGHDVQYKVVSKFKQDHRDRYRVVVTVNGEELCTAEDFNKKNAEQQASESAIAKLGIKEISEIQ
- the pyk gene encoding pyruvate kinase; the protein is MSEYPLLNTKIIATVGPAIASYDMLLEMAKAGVKVFRLNMSHADQGTHLEVIQHLTRINQEHSFHVGILADLQGPKLRVGRIKDNALDLKTGDEIIFTNTPCEGTAQGIYMSYELFPQEVVAGDKVLVDDGKLIFEVLETDRKSIVKLKVLFGGILSSNKGVNLPDTLISLPSLTEKDLADLEFLLTQPIHWIALSFVRKAVDITELRQRLVDAGHHARIIAKIEKPEALHNITEVIQAADAVMIARGDLGVEVPIEKLPGIQKEIVRRCIEHSRPVIVATQMMESMIQNPSPTRAEVTDVANAVLDGADAVMLSAETSVGKHPVRVVEAMSRIIGETERYYKPNQSRLPKLDSESETFLADVLCFNAVKTTADLDAKAIIGMTTSGFTAFKISSFRPHAEIFIFSTLSYMLSTLNLVWGVQCYLYQSVGDTTDELMNRVCNTLKEKGLVGPGDIVVNTGTVPIQLEGRTNMMKISVIE
- a CDS encoding tetratricopeptide repeat protein, whose amino-acid sequence is MIRNVIVGSIFIYCHFIGFSQSTQMSESDVQVQSIFIEAIRNKLIDRHDLSVTQFKEIIEKQPDNHVAWYELAFALDKTKKYDEALDAITKALSYLPNSTHYLQLEATVYHDLQKAPDELNTYKKLQSLEPYKESHYTAIVDLLVHSSNLIEAVKVLTLLEDQKGINEISSLQKASLYQQLGKHKDAESELVKLYDAFPTETKYMHALASFYVKQNKVNKANELFKQIIAISPADERANLALASTYRLEGKDDEYLVSIQTLMENQSIPMDTKVLELIPYLQKGIDSKDQGLLSLIEKYAALLVQDYPKEAKPYALYGDVLIAFGKKGLAYQQYQKAVALNNSVKPLWANYIELADLFEDGPENELIAEQAYDLFPNDITMAMAYTKALIKSGKINEAKSALLQTQMMASSRKEYLESTKSLELALAFAEGNSQQVDQLKSSIKSINPKSFLAYYIPATLLVSNQKNDAKVMDLINQGLKEFPTSADLRGYKAILLFRAKKYEEAKALFESALPLPSGQTHLYHEYYGDTLFMLKDVDQAMIEWNKSLELNPNNSKLKKKILDKTIK
- a CDS encoding 4-hydroxy-tetrahydrodipicolinate synthase, with translation MESLVFKGVGTALVTPFDQGLIDVKAMKTLVAFNMASGIDFLVPLGTTGETSTLTDEECRQVLDIVLEENNDRLPIVCGMFGKNNTRQILDMLRTTNFEGIHAILVASPYYNKPSQAGLLAHFRAIADASPVPVILYNVPSRTSVNISAETTLALAEHQNIVATKEASGDFGQIMQILKYKPASFEMLSGDDPLTLPMIACGASGVISVISNAFPQQFEDMVKHALKGEFSKAKKINDGLLDIHKWLYIEGNPVGVKACMEMMGLCRAEVRLPLVALSEENRIRLKEAIGSLISL
- a CDS encoding acetyl-CoA carboxylase carboxyltransferase subunit alpha, which encodes MVFLEFEKPIEELFEELAKLQKIQEKGEVDVTEPIKELELKIKNTRKDIYANLTGWQKVQVSRHPERPYTLFYINQICKSFVELHGDRNIRDDKAMVGGIGMIDNQSVVIIGHQKGTNTKLRQYRNFGMANPEGYRKALRLMKLAERFGFPVITFIDTPGAYHGPEAEERGQAEAIARNLFEMARLRVPILCYVIGEGASGGALGIGLGDKVFMLENTWYTVISPESCSSILWRSWDFKQQAAEALKLTADHMQEFELIDDIVKEPLGGAHSDPEGMAKILKRHIKKELADIVIEKPETRIKKRIAKYSRMGQFKKVTPVI